A genome region from bacterium includes the following:
- a CDS encoding magnesium chelatase, protein MSTKALLEIRTLGQLKAAGYKVLPVKDEVRKNLVTKLRSREKIFPGIIGYDETVIPELCNAILSRHDFILLGLRGQAKSRILRALPDLLDAHVPILKGSEINDNPFAPVSKYAVELVNECGEAAEIEWIGRDRRFGEKLATPDVTIADLIGDIDPIKAAAQRLHYAHEGIIHFGIIPRTNRGIFAINELPDLQPRIQVGLFNVMQEKDIQIRGFPIRIPLDVMIVYTANPEDYTNRGNIITPLKDRIGSQIHTHYPRTVEIGMQITAQEAWVRRDGLPVKIAYFLRQAIEQVAVEARRSEFVDQKSGVSARLTISFLENLVSNAERRSYLTGDQELVPRVCDLYAALSAVSGKIELVYEGEQEGAANVSKGLMGKALKQVFLGYFPDPYAAMKKGGREYQKVVAWFKKDRKLDISDTLANQEYVKTLNSVEGLKELTLQYLPGAREMSPDQLAVGMEFVLEGLHQNSMLSRDETGPLRTYSDMLNRMFSNLKREPDEDDEEES, encoded by the coding sequence ATGAGTACAAAAGCGCTGTTGGAAATCCGCACCCTGGGCCAACTCAAGGCCGCCGGCTACAAAGTGCTGCCGGTCAAGGATGAAGTCCGCAAAAACCTGGTGACGAAGTTACGTAGTAGGGAAAAAATCTTTCCGGGCATCATCGGCTATGACGAAACCGTAATTCCCGAGCTGTGCAATGCCATTCTCTCGCGCCATGATTTCATCCTGCTCGGTCTGCGCGGCCAGGCGAAAAGCCGCATTCTGCGCGCACTGCCGGATTTGCTCGATGCCCACGTTCCGATTCTGAAGGGCAGCGAGATCAACGACAACCCCTTTGCACCGGTATCAAAATATGCTGTGGAGTTGGTGAACGAGTGCGGCGAGGCAGCCGAGATCGAATGGATCGGGCGCGACCGGCGTTTTGGTGAGAAACTGGCGACGCCCGACGTCACCATCGCCGATTTGATCGGTGACATCGACCCGATCAAGGCGGCGGCACAGCGGCTGCATTACGCTCACGAAGGCATCATTCACTTTGGCATCATTCCGCGCACCAACCGCGGCATCTTTGCGATCAACGAGCTGCCGGATTTGCAGCCGCGCATTCAAGTCGGTTTGTTCAACGTCATGCAGGAGAAGGACATTCAGATTCGCGGCTTCCCCATTCGCATCCCGCTGGATGTGATGATCGTGTACACCGCCAATCCCGAGGACTACACCAACCGCGGCAACATCATCACGCCGTTGAAAGACCGCATCGGCTCGCAAATTCACACCCACTATCCGCGCACGGTGGAGATCGGCATGCAGATCACCGCGCAGGAGGCCTGGGTGCGGCGCGACGGCCTGCCGGTCAAGATTGCGTATTTTCTGCGCCAGGCGATCGAGCAGGTGGCGGTGGAAGCGCGGCGCAGCGAGTTTGTCGATCAAAAGAGCGGCGTCTCCGCGCGCTTGACGATTTCCTTCCTGGAGAATTTGGTGAGCAATGCCGAGCGCCGCAGTTACCTGACCGGCGACCAAGAGCTGGTGCCGCGCGTGTGCGATCTTTACGCCGCCCTCTCCGCGGTCTCCGGCAAGATCGAGCTGGTTTACGAAGGCGAGCAGGAGGGGGCCGCCAATGTCAGCAAGGGGTTGATGGGCAAGGCACTCAAACAGGTTTTTCTGGGTTATTTCCCCGATCCCTATGCTGCCATGAAGAAGGGCGGCCGCGAATATCAAAAGGTGGTGGCGTGGTTCAAAAAAGACCGCAAGCTCGACATCTCCGACACGCTTGCCAATCAGGAATACGTCAAGACGCTCAACAGCGTGGAAGGCCTGAAGGAGTTGACGCTGCAGTATCTGCCGGGCGCGCGGGAAATGTCGCCGGATCAGCTTGCGGTCGGCATGGAGTTCGTGCTGGAGGGCTTGCATCAAAACTCGATGTTGAGCCGCGATGAGACCGGGCCGTTGCGGACTTATTCCGACATGTTGAACCGCATGTTCAGCAACCTGAAGCGGGAGCCGGACGAGGACGATGAGGAGGAGTCCTAG
- a CDS encoding pullulanase has product MLRKFIGCSPYLLAVFMARVDLYAQASFTATERLQGYRASGEEVIFVFDEALYGVKPRQVQVTGEMRGWSQEMADQAWALQREQVAATVWTLAVLPAKVPKLVPGMQFKFRIDEGEWLPVPVAAPNQKAGNLVFKPEEKVLRLSAELVNPHYVRLLISGSKQELSLNAADYRLVQADGHVIPVAAVLRVTPAELHLHVDAALDLARVHHVEAVKLQQKAVASFSGYFRHLYSNQKLGAFFADAVGQTVFRVFAPRATLVKLYLYETPTSEALQTLDMTKNELGVWQAMVPGNQVGKYYDFTVHGPNDPGNYFFEQRPVHVNDPYARANVDAQGRSRVCAPVKPPPPLPQGRPAMADLIAYEVHVQDFTTGLTGLAENKRGTFAGMMEPNLRNAAGEKIGFDHLVELGITAVHLLPVQEFMHYPDEEWREAFEHDPYMSARGINRENYQWGYRISNFFALENRYRIKGTEHGAQNQQFRDMVAAFHKKGIAVILDFVFNHTAENIDERDFVFNFKAFDAQYYYRTDGQLQLIGAFGNETKSEDRPMVQRWIIDQCQFFVEEYGVDGFRIDLAGLTDKQTLLALRQVLGPDIILYGEPWIDSSDPDFQANPDWDWYKIDAPITYFDDDFRNAIHGPPDNPKNKLTDRGYAGGNGRRAEAQLAVAASFETEHTPLSGINYLDIHDNWAMADRFALHDWDGRQGVDEGPFKIAAAMLFTSLGPIVLHGGTEIMRSKGAAPLEEVIKQTRSGPIFLHGKRDTYNLRAANEFLWETKGRQRGDDNGQIKCNYDNMYRYWRGLIALRNSRYGKVCRLSTKPASDYLKWFLPENERLLGYSIGDRLLVLVNTADEEATFAKVTLPLRSRWRLVADADQVDHANGIAGHADSELRPLSAIDLTVPKQSVKIWVRE; this is encoded by the coding sequence GTGTTGCGAAAATTCATTGGCTGTTCTCCCTACCTCCTCGCGGTATTCATGGCGCGTGTCGATCTTTACGCGCAGGCCTCGTTCACGGCGACCGAACGCTTGCAGGGCTACCGCGCGAGTGGAGAAGAAGTGATTTTTGTTTTTGATGAAGCGCTTTATGGCGTCAAGCCGAGGCAGGTTCAGGTCACCGGTGAGATGCGCGGCTGGAGCCAGGAGATGGCCGATCAAGCATGGGCGTTGCAGCGCGAGCAAGTCGCGGCCACAGTGTGGACACTGGCAGTTTTGCCGGCGAAGGTTCCCAAGCTGGTGCCCGGCATGCAGTTCAAGTTCCGCATCGATGAGGGGGAATGGCTGCCGGTGCCGGTCGCCGCGCCCAATCAAAAGGCCGGAAATTTGGTTTTCAAACCGGAGGAGAAAGTGCTGCGGCTGTCTGCAGAGCTGGTAAACCCGCATTACGTTCGTCTGTTGATTTCCGGGAGCAAACAGGAGCTTTCGCTCAATGCAGCGGATTATCGCCTGGTGCAGGCGGATGGCCATGTCATTCCAGTGGCGGCTGTGCTGCGCGTCACGCCAGCAGAACTGCATCTGCATGTTGATGCGGCGCTGGATTTGGCGCGCGTCCACCACGTCGAAGCCGTCAAACTGCAGCAGAAAGCCGTGGCCTCGTTCAGCGGCTATTTTCGCCATCTCTATTCCAACCAGAAGCTGGGGGCATTCTTCGCTGACGCCGTCGGCCAGACGGTGTTTCGTGTATTTGCACCGCGCGCCACGCTGGTCAAACTTTACCTCTATGAGACACCCACCTCGGAGGCGCTGCAAACTCTGGATATGACCAAGAATGAGCTGGGCGTGTGGCAGGCAATGGTGCCGGGCAATCAGGTGGGCAAATATTACGATTTCACCGTGCACGGACCGAATGACCCGGGCAATTACTTTTTTGAACAGCGGCCGGTGCACGTCAATGATCCGTATGCCCGCGCCAACGTCGATGCGCAAGGCCGCAGCCGCGTGTGCGCTCCGGTGAAGCCGCCGCCGCCTTTGCCCCAAGGCCGGCCCGCCATGGCTGATCTGATTGCCTATGAAGTCCATGTGCAGGATTTCACCACCGGCCTCACCGGCTTGGCGGAAAACAAGCGAGGCACCTTTGCCGGCATGATGGAGCCCAATCTGCGCAACGCCGCGGGCGAGAAGATCGGCTTTGATCATTTGGTCGAGCTCGGCATCACCGCCGTGCATCTGCTGCCGGTGCAGGAGTTCATGCACTATCCCGACGAGGAATGGCGGGAGGCGTTTGAGCATGACCCCTACATGAGCGCGCGCGGCATCAACCGGGAAAACTACCAATGGGGTTATCGCATCTCGAACTTCTTTGCGCTGGAGAATCGCTACCGCATCAAGGGCACGGAGCACGGCGCGCAAAACCAGCAGTTTCGCGACATGGTGGCCGCCTTTCACAAAAAGGGCATCGCCGTCATTCTGGATTTCGTCTTCAATCACACCGCCGAGAACATCGACGAGCGTGATTTCGTTTTCAACTTCAAGGCCTTCGACGCGCAATACTACTACCGCACTGACGGCCAGTTGCAGCTCATTGGCGCCTTCGGCAACGAAACCAAATCGGAAGACCGGCCGATGGTACAGCGCTGGATCATCGATCAGTGCCAGTTCTTCGTGGAGGAATACGGCGTCGACGGCTTTCGCATTGATCTCGCCGGCCTGACCGACAAGCAGACGCTGCTGGCCCTGCGCCAAGTGCTGGGGCCGGACATTATTCTCTACGGCGAGCCTTGGATCGATTCCAGCGACCCCGACTTTCAGGCCAATCCCGACTGGGATTGGTACAAAATCGATGCGCCCATTACTTATTTTGATGATGATTTTCGCAACGCCATTCACGGCCCGCCGGACAATCCCAAAAACAAACTCACCGATCGCGGCTATGCCGGCGGCAACGGCCGGCGCGCCGAAGCGCAGCTCGCGGTTGCTGCCAGTTTCGAGACCGAGCACACGCCATTGAGCGGCATCAACTATCTCGACATTCACGACAACTGGGCGATGGCGGACCGCTTCGCGCTGCACGATTGGGACGGCCGCCAGGGCGTCGATGAAGGCCCCTTCAAAATCGCGGCCGCCATGCTGTTCACCTCCCTCGGGCCGATTGTGTTGCACGGCGGCACCGAGATCATGCGCAGCAAGGGCGCCGCGCCGCTGGAAGAAGTCATCAAGCAGACGCGCAGCGGCCCCATCTTCCTGCACGGCAAGCGCGACACCTACAACCTGCGCGCCGCCAACGAATTTCTGTGGGAAACGAAAGGCCGGCAGCGCGGGGACGACAACGGCCAAATCAAATGCAATTATGACAACATGTACCGATACTGGCGCGGCCTGATCGCATTGCGCAATAGCAGGTACGGTAAAGTCTGCCGGCTCTCCACCAAACCGGCAAGTGATTACCTCAAATGGTTCCTGCCGGAGAACGAGAGGCTGCTGGGCTATTCGATTGGCGATCGGCTGCTGGTGTTGGTCAATACCGCCGACGAAGAGGCCACCTTTGCCAAAGTCACGCTGCCGCTTCGTTCACGCTGGCGCCTGGTGGCGGATGCAGATCAGGTCGATCATGCGAACGGCATTGCCGGCCATGCGGACAGCGAGCTGCGGCCGCTGTCTGCCATTGATTTGACCGTGCCCAAGCAGAGCGTCAAAATCTGGGTGCGGGAGTAG
- a CDS encoding CPBP family intramembrane metalloprotease, with the protein MEQEQTYPNLPQAFGLLGIVILLLTLASIPISLIGDVLQIPVKAQPLVLALANTVAIGLTLLWGGRRARATFRELFPLKPVAAALWLPMTLTILGMNILLSECDNLLRLVLPVPNWLADLLKELFDPSKGVWATVLALVIVAPVTEEFLFRGLILRGLLGNYSVRKAIVASALLFALIHFNPWQFISAAVAGVVLGWWFVETRSLVPCLFGHALHNALPVIALSWLQLKIPGYTSDMSGAVEFQPLWFDALGLLLAAAGIAMLRAEFRKPASTWPAAG; encoded by the coding sequence ATGGAACAAGAGCAAACCTATCCCAATCTTCCGCAGGCCTTTGGGCTTTTGGGCATAGTCATTCTCCTGCTCACTTTAGCGAGTATCCCGATTAGCCTGATCGGCGACGTCCTGCAAATTCCGGTGAAGGCACAGCCGCTGGTGCTGGCATTGGCCAACACGGTGGCGATCGGTTTGACTTTGCTGTGGGGCGGCCGGCGGGCACGCGCCACGTTTCGGGAGCTCTTTCCCCTGAAGCCGGTGGCGGCTGCGCTGTGGCTGCCGATGACGTTGACGATTCTCGGCATGAACATTCTGCTTTCCGAGTGCGACAATCTTCTGCGTTTGGTGCTGCCGGTGCCGAACTGGCTGGCCGATCTGTTGAAAGAGCTTTTCGATCCCAGCAAGGGCGTATGGGCGACGGTTTTGGCGTTGGTCATTGTCGCGCCGGTGACCGAGGAGTTTTTGTTCCGCGGGCTGATTCTGCGCGGCTTGCTCGGCAACTACAGCGTACGCAAGGCGATCGTGGCCTCGGCCCTGCTGTTTGCGCTGATCCATTTCAATCCCTGGCAGTTCATCAGCGCGGCGGTTGCGGGCGTGGTTTTGGGCTGGTGGTTTGTGGAAACGCGCTCGCTGGTGCCCTGTCTGTTCGGGCATGCGCTGCACAACGCCTTGCCGGTGATTGCCCTCTCCTGGCTGCAGTTGAAGATTCCCGGCTACACTTCGGACATGAGCGGCGCGGTGGAATTCCAGCCGCTGTGGTTTGACGCACTGGGCCTGCTACTGGCCGCGGCCGGCATCGCCATGCTGCGCGCGGAATTCCGCAAGCCGGCCAGCACCTGGCCGGCGGCGGGTTGA
- a CDS encoding VWA domain-containing protein yields MNFRYSEWRDEQNKSRLTFDDLMKLFSQLLLQSDGDVGQALRWLTQLDQKHRLFDDEPGKGLGDFIEWMKQQGYLEEVNREFRLTQRGGKRLRQDSLDQIFSSLRKSRMGGQHSIPKSGEGIERLSETKRYRFGDAPSNIDFTNTISNAIKRAGLDEIRIAEDDLEIYETEHLATCATVLMIDVSHSMVLYGEDRITPAKNVALALSELILTKYPKDSLHVVLFGDDAVEVKVEDIPFVTVGPFHTNTKAGLQLARTILKRKRDVNKQIFMITDGKPSAIFEYGRIYKNPYGLDRKIVNKTLDEAVLCRREKTTITTFMIADDPWLVDFVNKLTQANRGRAYFSSLNRLGEFVFVDYLRNRRRHLR; encoded by the coding sequence ATGAACTTCCGTTATTCCGAATGGCGCGATGAGCAGAACAAAAGCCGCCTGACTTTCGACGATTTGATGAAATTGTTCAGCCAGTTGCTGCTGCAGAGCGACGGCGATGTGGGCCAGGCGCTGCGCTGGCTTACGCAGCTCGATCAAAAGCACCGGCTGTTCGATGATGAGCCGGGCAAGGGGCTGGGTGATTTCATCGAGTGGATGAAACAGCAAGGCTATCTGGAGGAAGTCAACCGCGAATTCCGCCTGACCCAGCGCGGCGGCAAACGCCTCCGCCAGGATTCGCTGGATCAGATCTTTTCTTCGTTGCGCAAGAGCCGCATGGGCGGGCAGCATTCGATTCCGAAATCGGGCGAGGGCATCGAGCGGCTCTCCGAAACCAAGCGCTACCGCTTCGGTGACGCGCCCAGCAACATCGACTTCACCAACACCATCAGCAATGCCATCAAGCGCGCCGGCCTCGATGAGATCCGCATCGCCGAAGATGATCTCGAGATCTACGAAACCGAGCATCTCGCCACCTGCGCAACGGTGCTGATGATCGACGTCAGCCACAGCATGGTGCTGTACGGCGAAGATCGCATCACCCCCGCCAAGAACGTCGCGCTCGCGCTCTCCGAGTTGATCCTGACGAAGTACCCCAAGGACAGCCTGCACGTCGTGTTGTTCGGCGATGACGCTGTCGAAGTCAAAGTGGAGGACATTCCTTTCGTCACGGTGGGGCCGTTTCACACCAACACCAAGGCGGGTTTGCAGCTCGCGCGCACAATTCTCAAGCGCAAGCGCGATGTCAACAAGCAGATCTTCATGATCACCGACGGCAAACCCTCCGCCATCTTCGAATACGGCCGCATCTACAAGAACCCTTACGGCCTCGACCGCAAAATCGTCAACAAGACGCTGGACGAGGCCGTCCTCTGCCGCCGGGAAAAGACCACCATCACCACCTTCATGATTGCCGACGATCCCTGGCTGGTTGACTTCGTGAACAAGCTCACGCAGGCGAACCGCGGCCGGGCTTACTTCTCCTCGCTCAACCGGCTGGGCGAATTCGTGTTTGTCGATTACTTGCGCAACCGCCGCCGGCACTTGCGCTGA